From one Campylobacter suis genomic stretch:
- the ruvC gene encoding crossover junction endodeoxyribonuclease RuvC produces the protein MKILGIDPGSCNCGYAIIEKTARKTTLLEAGLIKIKQDRLQYQITELCEGLDVIFKHHSFEHVAIEDIFFAFNPKTVLKLAQFRGALSLKILQLHGDFAEYTPLQVKKAVTGNGKAQKEQVAFMVKKMLGITKEIKPLDITDAIAVALTHANTIRIS, from the coding sequence ATGAAAATTCTAGGCATTGACCCAGGTTCGTGCAACTGTGGATACGCTATCATAGAAAAAACTGCGAGAAAAACCACACTTTTAGAAGCTGGACTTATCAAGATAAAACAAGATAGACTTCAATACCAAATCACCGAGCTTTGCGAGGGGCTTGATGTGATTTTTAAACATCATAGTTTTGAACATGTGGCGATTGAGGATATATTTTTTGCATTTAATCCAAAAACAGTCTTAAAGCTAGCACAGTTTCGCGGTGCATTAAGTCTTAAAATTTTACAACTACATGGCGATTTTGCTGAATACACACCACTTCAGGTAAAAAAAGCCGTCACTGGAAATGGCAAGGCTCAAAAGGAGCAAGTTGCTTTTATGGTAAAAAAAATGCTTGGCATTACAAAAGAGATAAAACCACTTGATATAACAGATGCTATTGCAGTTGCTTTAACTCATGCTAATACTATCCGTATAAGCTAA
- a CDS encoding bile acid:sodium symporter family protein, translating into MQTLIYPSIALIFSVFAHFFPEIFTPFKGHIVTFLMIIMLGMGMTLNFADIISVTNKKSAIALGVAIQFIFMPLIALGISLVFGLNQSLTIGMVLVGTSAGGTASNVLTYLAKGDLALSVSMTLVSTVISCILMPFLTWLYLGKSVEVATQSMLFDLIKITVLPLVVGIFLNTFFSKFLHFFKRAMPLISMSAIIFIVAVIVALNTQNLSTVGIGVIIAVIVHNTLGMLCGYASARIFGFDTKTARTLAIEVGVQNSGLSAALAMKYFGAISALPAALFSIIQNVIGALFASTCKKTEI; encoded by the coding sequence ATGCAAACACTTATTTACCCTAGTATCGCACTTATTTTTTCAGTTTTTGCACATTTTTTCCCTGAAATTTTTACCCCTTTTAAAGGGCATATCGTTACATTTTTAATGATCATAATGCTTGGCATGGGCATGACGCTAAATTTTGCAGACATTATAAGTGTTACTAACAAAAAGTCCGCCATAGCACTTGGTGTCGCTATCCAGTTTATATTTATGCCACTCATAGCACTTGGTATAAGTCTAGTTTTTGGACTTAATCAGTCCCTTACAATAGGCATGGTCTTAGTAGGTACAAGTGCTGGTGGAACAGCTTCAAATGTACTAACCTATCTAGCCAAGGGCGATCTTGCACTTTCTGTTAGTATGACCTTAGTTTCTACCGTTATTTCATGTATATTAATGCCATTTCTTACTTGGCTATATCTTGGAAAAAGTGTAGAAGTTGCAACACAAAGTATGCTTTTTGATCTTATAAAAATCACTGTTTTACCACTTGTGGTTGGTATATTTCTTAATACATTTTTTAGTAAATTTTTACACTTTTTTAAGCGTGCTATGCCACTTATCTCAATGAGTGCCATTATATTTATCGTAGCTGTGATAGTTGCTTTAAATACACAAAATTTATCCACCGTAGGCATTGGTGTTATAATAGCCGTAATAGTTCATAATACACTTGGTATGCTTTGTGGTTATGCTAGTGCTAGAATTTTTGGTTTTGATACAAAAACCGCTAGGACACTTGCGATAGAAGTTGGTGTTCAAAACTCAGGACTTAGTGCTGCACTTGCGATGAAGTATTTTGGTGCTATATCGGCACTTCCAGCAGCACTTTTTAGTATCATTCAAAATGTCATCGGAGCACTCTTTGCAAGTACCTGTAAAAAAACTGAAATTTAG
- a CDS encoding putative peptidoglycan-binding domain-containing protein, with product MANFNNAYKLMLGFEFENPSTALHKNSTENGLTFMGIYEIAHPGWAGWLIIKDTLRMLGDIKKASIALHQDENLKEMVAKFYRINFWDKIRGDEIISQHCANEIFCFAVNAGVRQAIKIAQRVVGVVDDGYFGAQTLRALNSYDEAKFNKEYDRLELAYYNRLIEKNQKLAVYKKGWERRAKEI from the coding sequence ATGGCAAATTTTAACAATGCTTATAAGCTAATGCTAGGCTTTGAATTTGAGAACCCAAGCACCGCACTACATAAAAACTCAACCGAGAATGGACTAACATTTATGGGCATTTATGAGATAGCACACCCTGGTTGGGCTGGTTGGCTCATAATAAAAGATACTCTTAGAATGCTAGGCGATATAAAAAAGGCAAGCATAGCACTACATCAAGATGAAAATCTAAAAGAGATGGTGGCTAAGTTTTACAGGATTAACTTCTGGGATAAAATAAGAGGCGATGAGATAATTAGTCAGCATTGTGCAAATGAGATATTTTGCTTTGCGGTAAATGCTGGAGTAAGGCAGGCTATTAAAATAGCTCAAAGAGTTGTTGGAGTGGTTGATGATGGCTATTTTGGAGCTCAAACACTAAGAGCATTAAATAGCTATGATGAAGCTAAATTTAATAAAGAGTATGACAGGCTAGAGCTTGCTTACTATAACAGGCTAATAGAGAAAAATCAAAAACTGGCTGTTTATAAAAAAGGGTGGGAGAGAAGAGCGAAGGAGATATGA